The Hypanus sabinus isolate sHypSab1 chromosome 31, sHypSab1.hap1, whole genome shotgun sequence genome window below encodes:
- the LOC132383931 gene encoding zinc finger protein 271-like: MPFTCSDCGKQFTRSSQLNEHQRVHTGERPFTCSDCGKGFTHSSTLQRHKRVHTGEKPFICSDCRKEFARSSDLKVHQRVHTGEKPFTCSYCGKECSRSSDLKIHQRVHTGEKPFTCSECGKGFTQSSTLVKHYRVHSGEKPFTCSECGKEFTQSSTLVMHYRVHTGERPFTCSECGKGFTQSFQLNEHQRVHTGEKPFTCSDCGKEFTRSYDLKVHQRVHTGERPFTCSDCGKGFTRSSQLQVHQVVHTGKRPFTCSDCGKRFTHSSTLQGHQRVHTGERPFTCSECGKGFNRSSQLNEHQRVHTGEKPFICSDCGKGFTWLSDLKVHHRVHTGERPFTCSDCGKGFTNSSTLQRHQRIHTGEKPFTCSECGKGFTQSSTLVKHYRIHTRERPFTCSESKKRVTRSSQLKEH; the protein is encoded by the coding sequence atgccgttcacctgctcagactgtgggaagcaaTTCACTCGGTCTTCTCAACTGAacgaacatcagcgagttcacactggggagaggcctttcacctgctcagattgtgggaagggattcacacactCATCCACGCTGCAGAGACATAAGCgggttcatactggggagaaaccgttcatctgctcagattgCAGAAAGGAATTTGCTCGGTCTTCAGACttgaaagtacatcagcgagttcacactggggagaaaccattcacctgctcgtaCTGTGGGAAGGAATGCAGTCGGTCATCTGACTTAAAAatacatcagcgtgttcacactggggagaaaccgttcacctgctctgaatgtgggaaaggattcactcaatcatccacgCTTGTGAAGCACTAccgagttcactctggggagaaaccgttcacctgctctgaatgtgggaaggaatTTACTCAGTCATCTACACTTGTGATGcactaccgagttcacactggggagaggccgttcacctgctctgaatgtggaaagggattcactcagtctttTCAACTGAatgaacatcagcgagttcacactggggagaaaccgttcacatgctcagactgtgggaaggaattcactcggTCATATGATTTGAAAGTACATCAGAGAgtccacaccggggagaggccattcacctgctctgactgtgggaaggggttcactcgATCATCACAATTACAGGTACACCAGgtagttcacactgggaagaggccgttcacttgctcagattgtgggaagagattcactcactcatccacatTACagggacatcagcgagttcacactggggagaggccgttcacctgctctgaatgtgggaagggattcaatcggtcatctcaactgaatgaacatcagcgagttcacactggggagaaaccgttcatctgctcagactgtggaaagggattcacttggttatCTGACTTGAAAGTACATCACCGAGTTCataccggggagaggccattcacctgctcggactgtggaaagggattcacaaactcatccacactacagagacaccagcgaattcacactggagagaagccgttcacctgctctgaatgtggaaagggattcactcagtcatctacccttGTGAAACACTACCGAATTCACACacgggagaggccattcacctgctctgaaagTAAGAAGAGAGTtactcggtcatcccaactgaaggaacattag